The genomic window GAGTCCACCGTCCGGTCGCCGTTGACGGCCAGCAGCCGCTGGATCCGGTCCTCGACGTCGGCGCGCGCCTCCACCACCGCCGGGTGGCTCGCCTCGACCCTCTCGAACGGGCCGGCGGCCAGGTAGTTGGCGAGGGTGCTGGGCAGCACGAAGTAGCCGTCGGCCAGGCCCTGCATCAGGGCCGAGGCGCCGAGCCGGTTCGCGCCGTGGTCGGAGAAGTTCGCCTCGCCGATCACGAACAGGCCCGGGATGGTCGACTGGAGGTCGTAGTCGACCCAGAGGCCGCCCATCGTGTAGTGCACGGCCGGGTAGATCCGCATCGGAACCTCGTACGGGTCCTCGCCGGTGATCCGCTCGTACATCTCGAAGAGGTTGCCGTACTTGGCCTCGATCGCCTTGCGGCCGAGCCGGTTGATCGCGTCGGCGAAGTCGAGGTAGACGCCGAGCTTGGTCGGGCCCACGCCGCGGCCCTCGTCGCAGACGTTCTTCGCGGCGCGGGAGGCGATGTCGCGGGGGACCAGGTTGCCGAAGGAGGGGTAGATCCGCTCCAGGTAGTAGTCCCGCTCGTCCTCGGGGATGTCCGTCGGGTTGCGGTCGTCGCCCTTGGCCTTCGGCACCCAGACCCGGCCGTCGTTGCGCAGCGACTCGCTCATCAGGGTCAGCTTCGACTGGTGGTCGCCGGAGACCGGGATGCAGGTCGGGTGGATCTGCGTGTAGCAGGGGTTGGCGAAGTACGCGCCCTTGCGGTGCGCCCGCCAGGTGGCGGTGACGTTGCAGCCCTTGGCGTTGGTGGAGAGGTAGAAGACGTTGCCGTAGCCGCCGGAGGCGAGCACGACCGCGTCGGCCATCTCGGTGGTGATCTCGCCGGTGACCAGGTCCCGGACCACGATGCCCCGGGCCTTGCCGTCGACGACGATCAGCTCCAGCATCTCGTGCCGGGCGTTCATCTCCACGTTGCCGAGGCCGATCTGCCGCTCCAGCGCCTGGTACGCGCCGAGCAGCAGCTGCTGGCCCGTCTGGCCCCGGGCGTAGAAGGTGCGCTGTACCTGCGCGCCGCCGAACGAGCGGGTGTCGAGCAGGCCGCCGTACTCGCGGGCGAAGGGCACGCCCTGCGCGACGCACTGGTCGATGATGTTGACCGAGACCTCGGCCAGCCGGTGCACGTTCGACTCCCGGGAGCGGAAGTCGCCGCCCTTGACGGTGTCGTAGAAGAGCCGGTGCACCGAGTCGCCGTCGTTGCGGTAGTTCTTGGCGGCGTTGATGCCGCCCTGCGCGGCGATCGAGTGGGCCCGGCGCGGGCTGTCCTGGTAGCAGTAGGACTTGACCTGGTAGCCCTGCTCGGCCAGGGTGGCCGCGGCGGAGCCGCCGGCCAGGCCGGTGCCCACCACGATCACCGTCATCTTGCGGCGGTTGGCCGGGTTGACCAGCTTCGCCTCGAAGCGGCGGCGGTCCCAGCGGGTCTCGATCGGACCCTCGGGAGCCCTGGTGTCGGCGATCGGCTCGCGCTCAATGAAGAGATCCATGGTCAGGACACCAATCCGGTGAGTACGGCGAACGGAACCACCAGGTAGCCGGCGCAGAGCACGACCGCGAAGACCAGCGCCGCGGCGCGCGCCCGGCGCTCACCCTTCGGGGTCTGCTGGCCCAGGCTGCGGAACGCGCTGAAGGCGCCGTGACGCAGGTGGAAACCGAGCGTGACGATCGCCAGGGCGTAGAAGAGCGTGACGTACCA from Micromonospora kangleipakensis includes these protein-coding regions:
- a CDS encoding fumarate reductase/succinate dehydrogenase flavoprotein subunit is translated as MDLFIEREPIADTRAPEGPIETRWDRRRFEAKLVNPANRRKMTVIVVGTGLAGGSAAATLAEQGYQVKSYCYQDSPRRAHSIAAQGGINAAKNYRNDGDSVHRLFYDTVKGGDFRSRESNVHRLAEVSVNIIDQCVAQGVPFAREYGGLLDTRSFGGAQVQRTFYARGQTGQQLLLGAYQALERQIGLGNVEMNARHEMLELIVVDGKARGIVVRDLVTGEITTEMADAVVLASGGYGNVFYLSTNAKGCNVTATWRAHRKGAYFANPCYTQIHPTCIPVSGDHQSKLTLMSESLRNDGRVWVPKAKGDDRNPTDIPEDERDYYLERIYPSFGNLVPRDIASRAAKNVCDEGRGVGPTKLGVYLDFADAINRLGRKAIEAKYGNLFEMYERITGEDPYEVPMRIYPAVHYTMGGLWVDYDLQSTIPGLFVIGEANFSDHGANRLGASALMQGLADGYFVLPSTLANYLAAGPFERVEASHPAVVEARADVEDRIQRLLAVNGDRTVDSFHRELGQIMWEHCGMERSEAGLRKAIDEIRALREQFWQRVRVPGDGEGLNQSLEKAGRVADFFELAELMCIDALHREESCGGHFRAEHQTPDGEAQRDDEHFAYVAAWEYTGTGEPSVLHKEDLKFEYVHPTQRSYK